From Yersinia hibernica, a single genomic window includes:
- the nifJ gene encoding pyruvate:ferredoxin (flavodoxin) oxidoreductase, translating into MITTDGNSAVASVAYRASEVIAIYPITPSSTMAEQADAWSGDGKVNIWGDVPRVVEMQSEGGAIATVHGALQTGALSTSFTSSQGLLLMIPTLYKLAGELTPFVLHVAARTIATHALSIFGDHSDVMAVRQTGCAMLCASSVQEAQDFALISQVATLNSRIPFIHFFDGFRTSHEINKIVPLSDDTLRQLLPQQGIDGHRSRALSPDHPVVRGTSANPDTYFQSREATNPWYDHTYQHVADAMQAFAAATGREYKPFEYYGHPQAERVIILMGSAIGTCEEVIDSLLTRGEKVGVLKVRLFRPFSAEHLLSVLPQSVSKIAVLDRTKEPGALAEPLYLDVMTALAEAYSRGERATLPKVIGGRYGLSSKEFGPDCALAVFKELSLELPRPRFTVGIFDDVTGLSLPLTDEKIAQRATLEALFYGLGSDGSVSATKNNIKIIGNSTSLYAQGYFVYDSKKAGGLTVSHLRVSKTPINSAYLVSQADFVGCHQLQFIDTYQMAERLKPGGIFLINTPFSADDMWQRLPQEVQAVLHQRHARLFVINAAKIARECKLGARINTVMQMAFFHLTQILPTAMAQEQLRAAIERSYSNKGPEIVTRNWQALAATLDALVEIPLQPIDENSPMRPPIVSDQAPDFVKTVTATMLAGLGDALPVSAFPPDGTWPVGTTQWEKRNIAEDIPIWQPDLCTQCNHCVAACPHSAIRAKVVQPDAMSSAPDSLQSLDVKARDMRGQKYVLQVAPEDCTGCNLCYEVCPAKDRQAPEIKAINMKPRLEHLVEEKAHYDFFLSLPEIDKTQMERIDIRTSQLISPLFEYSGACSGCGETPYIKLLTQLYGDRLLIANATGCSSIYGGNLPTTPYTTNADGRGPAWANSLFEDNAEFGLGFRLTVDQHRQRVTRLINQLAPQLPPELVEQLLNEDATPEVRREQVKQLRQLLAGMAGNDAQQLATDADYLVDKSIWLIGGDGWAYDIGFGGLDHVLSLTENVNVLVLDTQCYSNTGGQQSKATPLGAVTKFGEHGKRKARKDLGVSMMMYGHVYVAQISLGAQLNQTVKAIQEAEAYPGPSLIIAYSPCEEHGYDLAYSHDQMKQLTATGFWPLYRFDPRRSDEGKVALALDSRPPSSDLTTTLLNEQRFRRLNTQEPEVAAQLYAAAEKDLKKRYDFLSLLAGKTEKAPAE; encoded by the coding sequence ATGATAACAACTGATGGTAACAGTGCAGTCGCTTCTGTGGCTTATCGTGCCAGTGAAGTGATTGCTATCTACCCTATTACACCCAGCTCCACCATGGCTGAACAAGCCGATGCCTGGTCAGGTGATGGTAAAGTCAATATCTGGGGTGATGTTCCCCGCGTGGTTGAAATGCAGTCTGAGGGGGGAGCCATTGCCACTGTGCATGGCGCGCTGCAAACTGGGGCGCTATCGACCTCATTCACCTCCTCGCAGGGATTGCTGTTGATGATCCCAACACTGTACAAGCTGGCGGGCGAGCTGACACCGTTTGTCCTCCATGTCGCGGCCCGCACTATCGCCACCCATGCGCTCTCTATCTTTGGTGACCACTCTGATGTCATGGCGGTGCGCCAAACGGGCTGTGCGATGCTGTGTGCCAGCAGTGTGCAAGAAGCGCAAGATTTCGCCCTAATTTCTCAAGTGGCAACACTCAATAGCCGTATTCCATTTATTCATTTCTTTGATGGTTTCCGCACCTCACATGAAATCAATAAAATCGTGCCGCTCAGTGATGACACACTGCGCCAGTTACTGCCGCAACAGGGAATCGATGGCCACCGCAGCCGCGCCCTTTCACCGGATCATCCGGTGGTGCGCGGCACCTCAGCCAACCCAGACACTTATTTCCAATCGCGGGAAGCGACTAACCCTTGGTATGACCACACCTACCAACATGTTGCCGATGCCATGCAGGCGTTTGCTGCAGCCACCGGGCGGGAATATAAGCCGTTTGAATATTACGGTCACCCGCAGGCCGAGCGCGTTATCATTCTGATGGGGTCAGCCATTGGCACCTGTGAGGAAGTGATTGATAGCCTGCTCACTCGCGGGGAGAAAGTCGGCGTGCTGAAAGTGCGATTATTCCGCCCTTTCTCTGCTGAACATCTGCTAAGTGTCTTGCCGCAATCAGTCAGCAAAATTGCCGTGTTGGACCGCACCAAAGAGCCGGGCGCACTGGCCGAGCCACTTTATCTTGATGTCATGACAGCGCTGGCGGAGGCCTACAGTCGTGGCGAGCGGGCAACACTGCCGAAAGTCATCGGAGGCCGCTATGGCCTCTCTTCTAAAGAGTTTGGCCCCGACTGTGCTCTGGCGGTGTTCAAGGAATTGTCGCTTGAGCTGCCTCGCCCGCGCTTTACAGTGGGCATTTTCGATGACGTCACCGGGCTGTCGTTACCCTTGACGGATGAAAAGATCGCCCAACGCGCCACCTTGGAAGCGCTGTTTTATGGCCTGGGCAGTGACGGTTCGGTCTCGGCGACCAAAAATAACATCAAGATTATCGGCAATAGTACCTCACTGTATGCTCAGGGCTATTTTGTCTACGACTCGAAAAAAGCCGGTGGCCTGACCGTATCCCATTTACGGGTCAGCAAAACACCCATTAATTCGGCTTATTTGGTGAGTCAGGCTGATTTTGTCGGCTGCCACCAGTTGCAGTTTATTGATACCTACCAAATGGCGGAGCGCCTAAAACCGGGTGGTATTTTCCTGATTAATACCCCATTCAGTGCAGACGATATGTGGCAGCGCCTGCCACAAGAGGTTCAGGCGGTTCTGCATCAGCGCCATGCCCGCCTGTTTGTGATTAATGCGGCAAAAATTGCGCGTGAATGTAAGTTAGGTGCGCGCATCAATACCGTGATGCAAATGGCCTTCTTCCATCTGACGCAAATATTGCCAACTGCCATGGCGCAAGAACAATTACGCGCGGCGATTGAGCGCAGCTACAGTAATAAAGGGCCGGAAATTGTGACCCGCAACTGGCAAGCTCTTGCTGCCACGCTAGATGCATTGGTCGAGATCCCGCTGCAACCTATTGATGAAAACAGCCCCATGCGCCCGCCGATTGTCTCAGATCAAGCGCCTGATTTCGTCAAAACGGTCACGGCCACCATGCTAGCAGGGTTGGGTGATGCACTGCCGGTCTCGGCATTTCCGCCGGATGGCACCTGGCCGGTGGGCACCACACAATGGGAAAAACGGAATATTGCTGAAGATATTCCTATCTGGCAGCCGGACTTATGTACTCAGTGTAATCACTGTGTAGCAGCCTGCCCGCACTCCGCCATACGGGCGAAAGTTGTCCAACCTGACGCCATGTCCAGTGCGCCAGACAGCTTACAATCGCTGGATGTGAAAGCCCGCGATATGCGAGGTCAAAAGTATGTCTTGCAAGTCGCACCTGAAGATTGCACCGGATGCAACCTTTGCTATGAAGTTTGCCCGGCGAAAGACCGACAGGCTCCTGAAATCAAAGCCATTAATATGAAGCCGCGGTTGGAACATCTGGTGGAAGAAAAAGCCCACTATGATTTCTTCCTCAGCTTGCCAGAAATCGACAAAACCCAGATGGAGCGCATCGACATCCGCACTTCACAGTTGATTTCACCGCTGTTTGAGTATTCTGGGGCTTGCTCCGGTTGTGGTGAAACGCCGTATATAAAATTGCTCACTCAGTTGTATGGCGACCGCTTATTAATAGCCAATGCCACCGGGTGCTCTTCAATCTATGGCGGCAATCTGCCCACCACCCCTTATACCACCAACGCGGATGGCCGTGGCCCAGCCTGGGCAAATTCACTGTTCGAAGATAATGCCGAGTTTGGTTTAGGTTTCCGCTTGACCGTTGACCAACATCGCCAACGTGTCACTCGCTTAATCAATCAACTGGCACCACAGCTGCCACCGGAGCTGGTTGAGCAATTACTTAATGAGGATGCGACACCTGAAGTCCGCCGTGAACAAGTCAAGCAGCTGCGCCAGTTGCTGGCAGGGATGGCGGGGAATGATGCTCAACAATTAGCCACCGATGCGGATTATCTGGTGGATAAATCCATTTGGTTGATTGGCGGTGACGGTTGGGCCTATGACATCGGATTCGGCGGCTTAGACCATGTGCTTAGCTTGACCGAAAACGTCAATGTCCTGGTGCTCGATACCCAATGCTACTCCAACACCGGGGGGCAGCAATCCAAAGCGACGCCACTCGGGGCCGTGACCAAGTTTGGCGAACACGGCAAACGTAAGGCACGCAAAGATTTAGGCGTCAGTATGATGATGTACGGCCATGTATATGTCGCGCAAATTTCACTGGGCGCGCAACTCAACCAAACGGTGAAAGCCATTCAGGAAGCGGAAGCCTACCCTGGCCCATCGCTGATTATCGCTTACAGCCCTTGTGAAGAGCACGGCTATGATTTGGCCTACAGTCATGACCAAATGAAACAATTAACCGCCACCGGTTTCTGGCCGCTGTATCGTTTCGACCCGCGTCGTAGCGATGAGGGCAAAGTGGCTTTAGCACTGGATTCGCGCCCACCAAGCAGTGATTTGACCACCACATTACTCAATGAACAGCGCTTTAGACGGCTTAACACCCAAGAGCCCGAAGTGGCGGCACAGTTGTATGCGGCGGCGGAGAAAGATCTCAAAAAACGCTATGACTTCCTGAGCTTATTGGCGGGTAAAACGGAAAAAGCCCCTGCGGAGTAA
- a CDS encoding YnbE family lipoprotein — protein sequence MKILTWEPVAIVLGIFMLSGCLRLEVATPEKPITINMNVKIEHEIQIRVDKDVENLLRNQSNLF from the coding sequence ATGAAGATCTTGACATGGGAACCTGTAGCAATAGTGCTGGGCATTTTTATGCTTAGCGGCTGTCTACGCCTTGAAGTTGCCACCCCAGAAAAACCTATCACTATCAATATGAACGTCAAGATTGAGCATGAAATCCAGATTAGAGTGGACAAGGATGTGGAAAATTTGCTTAGAAATCAATCCAATCTATTTTAA
- a CDS encoding YdbL family protein encodes MNKQTAGWIGDTQKLMRVMLGCLVLSGSLLFSVAAFALTLEQAKQQGRVGETLSGYLAPVKKDAETLALVEQINIARAEKYQEVAQKNHISTDDVAKLAGQKLVNRAGAGEYVRGINGQWMQR; translated from the coding sequence ATGAACAAGCAAACTGCAGGCTGGATTGGTGATACACAAAAGTTGATGCGCGTGATGCTGGGCTGCTTGGTGTTGAGCGGCAGTTTGTTGTTTAGTGTTGCCGCTTTTGCCCTGACCTTAGAGCAGGCAAAACAGCAAGGTCGGGTGGGGGAAACGCTGAGCGGTTATTTGGCACCGGTGAAAAAAGATGCGGAAACATTGGCGCTGGTGGAGCAAATCAATATTGCCAGAGCTGAGAAATATCAGGAAGTGGCGCAGAAAAATCATATTTCAACTGACGATGTCGCCAAACTGGCGGGGCAGAAACTTGTTAACCGGGCCGGTGCGGGGGAATATGTCCGCGGGATTAACGGCCAGTGGATGCAGCGCTGA
- a CDS encoding phosphatidylinositol-specific phospholipase C yields MMNMKNWMSHISDTQLLSQLSILGTHDSASFRSNVFGAGFTKTQSWNIREQLENGVRFLDARCRLINDVFTMHHGAVFLKQQFGDVLNTCIDFLNKNPSEFILLSVKQEHTTENSTKSFHRVMRNKYIEPHSEIFYLGNNNPNILDIRGKIVLLRRYSGDNIGIDVSHWMDDTTFRIKNGDFNIYIQDDYDGYTALSINFKRKFVASLLNDAKKNRPNDMYINFISVSGMLTPYSGARGHHLIDGMNIWFCKQYREKQKMGIIVADFVDIEDGAIIKTVVNSNNFI; encoded by the coding sequence ATGATGAATATGAAAAATTGGATGTCCCATATTAGTGATACACAGTTATTAAGCCAACTTTCTATTCTCGGCACTCATGATTCTGCTTCGTTTCGATCAAATGTATTTGGTGCTGGATTTACAAAAACACAATCATGGAATATAAGAGAACAACTTGAAAATGGTGTCAGATTTTTAGATGCCAGGTGTCGCCTTATTAATGATGTATTTACCATGCACCACGGTGCCGTTTTTCTCAAGCAGCAGTTTGGTGATGTGCTCAATACGTGTATTGACTTCCTAAATAAAAACCCCTCTGAATTTATTTTGTTATCAGTTAAACAGGAACATACCACGGAAAATAGCACTAAAAGTTTTCACCGCGTTATGCGCAATAAATATATTGAACCGCATAGTGAAATATTTTATTTAGGAAATAACAACCCTAACATTTTGGATATCAGAGGAAAGATAGTCTTATTACGACGTTATTCCGGTGACAACATCGGCATTGATGTCTCTCATTGGATGGATGATACAACCTTTAGAATTAAAAATGGTGATTTTAATATCTATATCCAAGATGATTACGATGGTTATACCGCACTCAGTATCAATTTTAAAAGAAAGTTTGTTGCGAGTTTACTTAACGATGCGAAAAAAAATCGCCCCAATGATATGTATATTAATTTTATCAGTGTATCTGGGATGTTGACACCGTATAGCGGTGCCAGAGGCCATCATTTAATAGATGGAATGAACATTTGGTTTTGCAAACAATACCGCGAAAAGCAAAAAATGGGCATTATCGTCGCCGATTTTGTTGATATTGAGGATGGGGCAATTATTAAAACCGTAGTAAATTCAAATAACTTTATATAA
- a CDS encoding YdbH family protein, with the protein MKQCAKRVGWWLLISAISLTVLWKTLPQWLPKIAQYWLPVGSQLVLSSPPVWHDGALRLPQLGYRVQNCTLTNIDQLSVGYRHGRWQLGANSVAVDTACLSQLSGSGESAPQDLAYWQQQLSGIDLSIGNVQITPWQQYAGKLTLTSPDPKKLSQTLRYQGQQLSFTATLDEQQQLSLHQFSIAVPGTPQPFELSGKIKIPLSLDDWPEQGALDGVLTTGYLAKPLLLNLSWQQRHGVLTLTERGDDSPLARLPWRIAPNKIQITNGQWQWPYAQQPLSGGINLALYDWDQGLDQTAIEARMNVITSGKNGKGNAVLTLGPGNLSLINSELKFQLSGQANLENIILNATIPGLLSGSILNPTWLLHPGALLRAHGNLTPELHIKDARWPLAGVKVTAAGVTGRLQAIVDAQDSYWGNFNLHLDGQAQEFWPDKGDWQWRYWGNGRLPPLAARWDMAGEGRWQGTLITVDKLSSGFDRLQYGLVKVEAPRLTLVKPLTWQRDNHHPAFIAGFELGAKRVAFSDGGGYLPPAVLSLQLNGRDPDSFLWQGSLQAQAIGPIALRGRWDGERLRGDGWWPKQSLTVFQPLISEELGIKLRDGELYAQAAFSAAREQGFTAGGHWVVNNGGMWLKDGELSGLDFVMSYRLKNHHWQLGPKDPVMLRIASITNLFEMQNITADLQGTYPYSEQTPLTLSNVGMDILKGHLSLSALRLPQHDAAVLKLKAIDLSELFTVLQPKQLAMSGKVNGELPLYLNNPQWLVRNGWIANDGIVTLRLDPDLTQSISESNFVAGAAIDWLRYMEIYQSYATVSLDNLGQLTLRSKIHGINTQKSSKREIVLHYKHEENVFQLWRSLRFGDNLQEWLQQTISLRPTSIPARAKE; encoded by the coding sequence ATGAAGCAATGCGCAAAAAGAGTGGGTTGGTGGCTATTAATTAGCGCAATTTCTCTGACAGTATTATGGAAAACACTGCCGCAGTGGTTACCAAAGATCGCCCAATACTGGCTGCCCGTAGGGAGCCAACTCGTCTTGTCCAGCCCCCCGGTTTGGCACGATGGCGCATTGCGGCTGCCACAATTAGGCTATCGGGTACAAAACTGTACGCTGACCAATATTGATCAATTGAGTGTGGGTTATCGCCATGGGCGGTGGCAGTTAGGCGCGAATAGTGTCGCGGTGGACACGGCTTGTTTGAGTCAATTATCTGGCAGTGGGGAAAGTGCGCCGCAAGATTTAGCTTATTGGCAGCAGCAACTGTCTGGGATTGACCTGAGCATTGGCAATGTGCAGATTACGCCGTGGCAGCAATACGCCGGTAAACTCACCCTCACATCACCTGACCCTAAAAAGCTCAGCCAAACCTTGCGTTATCAGGGGCAGCAATTGAGTTTTACTGCCACACTTGATGAACAACAGCAACTTAGCTTGCATCAATTCTCTATTGCGGTTCCCGGCACGCCGCAACCTTTCGAACTCAGTGGTAAGATTAAAATTCCGCTGTCGTTGGATGATTGGCCCGAACAAGGTGCGCTCGACGGTGTGTTGACGACCGGCTATCTGGCAAAACCCCTATTACTGAATTTGAGTTGGCAACAGCGCCACGGCGTTTTAACGCTGACAGAGCGCGGTGATGACTCGCCGCTGGCGCGCCTGCCTTGGCGTATCGCGCCCAACAAAATCCAGATAACCAACGGCCAATGGCAATGGCCCTATGCCCAGCAGCCCTTAAGTGGCGGGATTAATCTGGCTTTGTATGATTGGGATCAAGGGTTGGATCAAACCGCGATTGAGGCGCGAATGAATGTCATTACCTCGGGGAAAAATGGCAAAGGGAATGCCGTCCTGACCCTGGGGCCGGGCAATCTAAGCTTGATAAACAGCGAGTTAAAATTCCAGCTCAGTGGGCAAGCTAATCTGGAAAACATAATACTGAATGCCACTATTCCCGGCTTGCTCAGTGGCTCGATATTGAATCCGACCTGGCTGTTACATCCCGGTGCTTTACTGCGCGCGCATGGTAACCTGACCCCGGAGCTGCACATAAAAGATGCGCGTTGGCCGCTAGCGGGGGTGAAGGTGACCGCCGCCGGTGTCACCGGCCGTTTACAGGCCATTGTTGATGCGCAGGATAGCTATTGGGGGAATTTCAATCTGCATCTTGATGGCCAGGCACAAGAGTTTTGGCCCGATAAAGGTGACTGGCAATGGCGCTACTGGGGCAATGGCCGCCTGCCACCTTTGGCCGCCCGTTGGGATATGGCGGGGGAAGGGCGCTGGCAAGGAACACTCATCACCGTTGATAAACTCTCGAGCGGTTTTGACCGGCTGCAATATGGGTTGGTGAAGGTCGAAGCGCCACGGCTGACCTTAGTTAAACCCCTGACCTGGCAGCGAGATAATCATCATCCGGCCTTTATTGCTGGGTTCGAATTGGGGGCGAAAAGAGTGGCCTTCAGTGATGGTGGCGGCTACTTACCGCCTGCGGTGCTGTCGCTGCAACTCAATGGCCGGGATCCCGACAGCTTCTTGTGGCAAGGTAGTTTACAAGCACAAGCCATTGGGCCGATTGCCCTACGTGGCCGCTGGGATGGCGAGCGCTTACGCGGTGATGGTTGGTGGCCAAAACAGTCGCTGACAGTATTCCAACCGCTGATTTCTGAAGAGTTGGGAATAAAGCTGCGCGATGGTGAGCTTTATGCGCAAGCGGCATTTTCCGCTGCTCGTGAGCAAGGTTTTACCGCTGGCGGCCATTGGGTGGTGAACAACGGAGGTATGTGGCTGAAAGACGGCGAACTGAGCGGGCTGGATTTTGTGATGTCTTATCGGTTGAAAAATCATCACTGGCAGTTGGGGCCGAAAGATCCGGTGATGCTGCGAATTGCCTCAATAACTAATTTGTTTGAAATGCAAAATATCACGGCGGACTTACAGGGAACTTATCCCTATTCAGAGCAAACCCCATTGACCTTAAGCAATGTTGGCATGGATATTCTGAAAGGGCATTTGAGTTTATCTGCTTTGCGTTTGCCACAGCATGATGCGGCAGTGCTAAAATTAAAAGCCATTGATCTCAGTGAGCTATTTACTGTTCTTCAACCAAAGCAACTGGCGATGTCGGGTAAAGTGAATGGCGAGCTGCCACTGTATCTCAATAATCCGCAGTGGTTGGTGCGCAATGGTTGGATAGCTAATGATGGTATAGTGACACTGCGCTTGGATCCGGACCTGACCCAGTCAATCAGTGAGAGTAATTTTGTGGCCGGTGCGGCGATTGATTGGTTGCGCTATATGGAGATTTACCAGTCTTATGCCACGGTCAGCCTCGATAACTTGGGTCAATTGACTTTGCGTTCAAAGATTCATGGTATTAATACACAAAAAAGTTCAAAACGAGAGATAGTGCTGCACTACAAGCATGAGGAAAATGTCTTCCAGCTCTGGCGCAGCCTACGTTTTGGTGACAATTTACAAGAATGGTTACAGCAAACTATTTCGTTACGACCAACATCTATACCGGCGAGGGCGAAGGAATGA
- a CDS encoding helix-turn-helix transcriptional regulator, protein MDEKKQNPPVEAKNVIVESLDSLPLISVMEYSHEPWVVRDCQSRYVYVNQAGLDFLNLPADFDIEGRLDNECPADWAEFAEQYQANDRKAEKSGKRVAIISTHFYGRDRILEPYYLPRFPIYNKIGECIGTLTNASKLNFISLSQYVDHRSPSVLTLTPPTDLFNEKELEIIFFILQPMTAKMVAERLFLSPRTIENKLRMIYEKAGVNSLNMFREYCGNLGLDLYIPPQFVKPHIRNHN, encoded by the coding sequence ATGGATGAAAAAAAACAAAATCCCCCGGTAGAAGCAAAAAATGTCATTGTGGAGTCGTTGGATTCACTCCCACTGATTTCCGTCATGGAATACAGTCATGAACCTTGGGTGGTGAGAGATTGCCAGTCGCGCTATGTGTATGTTAATCAAGCGGGTTTAGACTTTTTAAATCTTCCCGCTGACTTTGATATTGAGGGCCGATTAGATAACGAATGCCCGGCGGATTGGGCGGAATTTGCTGAACAATATCAGGCTAATGATCGAAAAGCGGAAAAAAGTGGCAAGCGCGTGGCTATTATTTCCACCCACTTTTATGGCCGAGATAGAATATTAGAGCCCTACTATTTACCTAGGTTTCCTATTTACAATAAGATTGGTGAATGTATAGGAACATTAACAAACGCCAGCAAATTAAATTTTATTTCTCTTTCCCAATATGTAGACCACCGCAGCCCCTCAGTATTAACACTGACCCCGCCAACAGACCTGTTCAATGAAAAAGAACTTGAGATAATCTTTTTTATACTACAACCCATGACCGCTAAAATGGTAGCCGAAAGGCTTTTTTTATCCCCCAGGACAATAGAAAATAAATTAAGAATGATCTACGAAAAGGCGGGCGTTAACAGTTTAAATATGTTTAGAGAGTATTGTGGTAACTTAGGTTTGGATTTGTATATTCCGCCTCAGTTTGTCAAGCCCCACATCCGAAATCATAATTAG
- a CDS encoding 2-hydroxyacid dehydrogenase — protein MKLAVYSTKQYDRKYLELVNKDFGFELEFFDFLLTPKTAKMAAGCDAVCIFVNDDGCRATLEELAAAGVKILALRCAGFNNVDLIAAKELGIQVVRVPAYSPEAVAEHTVGMMMSLNRRIHRAYQRTRDANFSLEGLIGFNMHGRTAGIIGTGKIGVATMRILKGFGMRLLAYDPYPSQAALELGAEYVDLKTLYAESDVISLHCPMTPENHHLLNQQSFEQMKDGVMIINTSRGGLIDSTAAIDALKQQKIGSLGMDVYENERDLFFEDKSNDVIQDDVFRRLSSCHNVLFTGHQAFLTEEALTSISATTMQNITQLKKGEHCPNIITA, from the coding sequence ATGAAATTAGCCGTTTACAGTACTAAACAGTATGACCGTAAATACCTCGAATTGGTCAACAAAGATTTTGGCTTTGAATTAGAGTTTTTCGATTTTCTGTTAACCCCCAAAACAGCAAAGATGGCGGCGGGCTGTGATGCGGTGTGTATTTTCGTCAACGATGATGGTTGTCGCGCCACATTGGAAGAATTAGCCGCCGCGGGTGTTAAGATTCTGGCACTGCGCTGTGCGGGTTTTAATAATGTGGACTTGATTGCAGCCAAAGAACTGGGGATTCAAGTGGTGCGTGTACCGGCCTATTCACCTGAAGCCGTGGCTGAACATACCGTCGGTATGATGATGAGCCTCAATCGCCGTATTCACCGTGCTTATCAACGCACCCGCGATGCCAATTTCTCTCTCGAGGGGCTGATTGGTTTCAATATGCACGGCCGCACCGCGGGGATTATTGGCACCGGTAAAATTGGTGTCGCCACCATGCGCATTTTAAAAGGCTTTGGTATGCGCTTGTTGGCCTATGACCCGTACCCAAGCCAGGCGGCACTGGAACTGGGTGCCGAATATGTTGACCTTAAAACCCTGTATGCTGAATCCGATGTTATCTCACTGCATTGCCCGATGACCCCGGAAAATCATCATTTGCTCAATCAACAATCTTTTGAACAAATGAAAGACGGTGTGATGATAATCAACACTAGCCGCGGTGGTTTAATTGACTCTACCGCCGCAATTGATGCGCTAAAACAGCAAAAAATTGGCTCTCTCGGCATGGATGTGTATGAAAATGAACGTGATTTATTCTTTGAAGATAAATCCAATGACGTGATTCAAGATGATGTTTTCCGCCGTCTATCTTCATGCCACAACGTGTTATTTACCGGCCATCAGGCATTCCTGACCGAAGAGGCGCTGACCAGTATTTCGGCTACCACCATGCAGAATATTACCCAGTTGAAAAAAGGCGAACATTGCCCGAATATCATCACCGCTTAA
- a CDS encoding putative hemolysin: MKALSWFVGGAVLFLAACSSNNPTDTALNNNDADEPVQQATSANVHHRIDMSNPAAVNCANAGGVLTVAKQLNGTSVGMCQLSDGKRCEESALMRGACPAR, translated from the coding sequence ATGAAAGCATTATCTTGGTTTGTGGGCGGCGCTGTGCTCTTTTTAGCCGCTTGCAGCAGCAATAACCCGACAGATACCGCTTTAAATAATAATGATGCTGACGAGCCGGTGCAACAAGCTACCAGTGCTAATGTCCATCATCGTATTGATATGTCTAATCCAGCAGCGGTTAATTGTGCTAATGCGGGCGGAGTGTTGACGGTGGCCAAACAGCTCAACGGCACTAGCGTAGGGATGTGCCAGTTATCGGATGGCAAACGTTGCGAAGAATCGGCGTTAATGCGTGGCGCGTGCCCGGCTCGTTGA
- a CDS encoding DMT family transporter: MSGFMYLMMAIVAEVVATTMLKASDGFTRLMPSIVVVIGYGIAFWGLSQVVKTMPLGIAYAIWSGLGIVLVSVAATFMYQQKLDWAAIAGMTLIIAGVLVINLLSKTPMH; encoded by the coding sequence ATGAGTGGTTTCATGTATTTAATGATGGCGATTGTTGCCGAAGTGGTGGCAACCACGATGTTAAAAGCCTCCGATGGCTTTACCCGCCTGATGCCCTCTATCGTGGTGGTGATTGGCTACGGCATCGCTTTTTGGGGGCTATCACAGGTGGTGAAAACCATGCCATTGGGTATTGCTTATGCCATTTGGTCTGGATTGGGGATTGTGTTGGTGTCCGTGGCGGCGACATTCATGTATCAACAAAAATTAGATTGGGCGGCGATTGCCGGTATGACATTGATTATTGCTGGTGTATTGGTGATTAACCTGCTGTCAAAAACACCGATGCATTAA